From the bacterium genome, the window TCGGTGCTGCGGAGGCATCGCTTGAGAGTCTCGGCGGCCAGCTGCCGCTGTGGTCTGATATCGCCGAACACGACCGCTATACTGCGGCGGCGCGCACCGCACTCGGAGATGCGCGGTTCGCGGCCGCCCGCGCACAAGGCCGCGCGATGACCCTCGCGCAGGCGGTGGACTTTGCGTTGGCCGCGACGGCGGGGAGTCCGCCTCCGGTCCGCGCCGGGCGGCCCGCCGGCGAGGCCGGCGCGTTGACGGCGCGGGAGCGAGAGGTGGCCGGGCTGGTCGCGCAAGGCCTGACCAATCGTGAGATCGCCGCCGCGCTCGTGGTCGCGGAACGCACGGCCGAAACGCACGTGCAGAACATCCTCAACAAATTGGGGTTCGGCTCGCGGGCCCAGATTGCCGCGTGGGCGGCGGAGCGAGGGTTGACGAAGCCCGTCGGGCCGCGGTAGCCGCCACGTAGCTCCGCCTTCGGGCCCAAAGATACGTACCGGCTACGGGGTTTCCTCGATGCCTCGGGCCCCGTCCCTTCCTATAGTGGTCCTGCCACGACCACGCCAACGGGAGGGATGCCGGGCATGCCAAAGTACGTGATCGAGCGCGATCTCGCCGGCGCGGGCACGCTGTCGCCTCACGAGCTCCGTGCCATTTCTCAGAAGTCCTGCGCGGTCCTGAACCAGATGGGCCCCGAGATCCAATGGGTCCACAGTTATATCACGGACGACAAGATCTACTGTCTGTACGTCGCGCCGAACAAGGCGATGGTGCGCGAGCACGCCCTGAAGGGTGGGTTCCCCGCCAACCGCGTGTCGGCGGTCCTGACGACCATCGACCCGACGACGGCGGAGGTCTAGGAGGCGCGCCAATGTGGAGACGTGTGCGGAGGACGGGTACTCTGATGCTGGCCGCGGCCGCGGTCTGGAGCGTGGGACTCGCCGCCTCGACGGCGCAATCCGCGCCGGACAGTGGCGTCGGCGCGCAACTCGCCGCGGCCCGGCTGGCGACGGCGAAGTACGCCACGGATCTGGCCCGGGCCGAGGCGGACGGCTACACGATCATCACGCCCATGATTCCCAACATGGGCTACCATTTTCTGAATCCGAAGATCCAGGGGTTCGACGTTACGAAGCCGCCGATTCTGGTCTACGTCCGGAAGGGCGGCGTCTGGCAGCTCGTCGCCCTCGAGTGGGTATGGCCCAAGACGCCGGCCGCGCCGCCGCTCCGCGGAGTCCGGTACGGCTCCTTCGGCGCTGCGTGCCACTACGCGGACGGATCCTTCCTCCCGTCCGGCATGGAAGTCATGTGCGCCAAGAAGAATCCCGAAACGGGCGCCGCCTTCGCGTTCTGGCATCCGCCGCTCGTGACGCTCCACGTCTGGATCTGGTATCCGAATCCGGGCGGGGTGTTCGGGGAGTTCAACCCGTTGCTGACGCCGTTCAACCGTGAGTGACGGAAGCCGGGGAAGGGCGCGCCGCGCCCTTCCCCGCTGCTGGCGTCGAGCCGCCCTCGCCGCCCTCGTCGCAGGCGCGCCCTTCTGGTGCCCCGTCCCACCGTCGACGGCCGCCGCCGCGTCCGCCCGGTCCGTCGCGTCGGTCGCGGGCGGGACCCTGCCGGCCTCGGCCCAGACGGTGCGCGTCGAGACGGCCGAATTCGTGTTTCGCCCGGCCGTGATCGCGGTGAGCGCAGGCCGTCCCGTTCGCCTCGTCTTCGCGAATCGCGGAAGGCTGGCCCACCAGTTCCAGGCGGACTACCTGCGCGCGCTCCCGGCGCGGATCTGGGATGACGCGACGCTCGCGGAGGTCCAGGGCGTCACCCTCGTTCGGGTCGAGCCCGCCGGCACGGCGTCGATCGAGTTCTATCCCCGGCGCCGGGGCCGCTTCGTCTTCGCCTGTACGATCGAGGGCCACCGCGAGGCGGGCATGCGGGGCGTGCTCGAGGTGAAGTGACCCCACGCTCCGCATGGTCTCCCCGCGCCCCGCGCAAGGGCCTGCCCCGCGCTCCGCGCGGGGCGGAGGATGCGCTCCCGTCGGGGCGGAAGCGGCATCGCATGGCGGATCCCCGGATCGACAAATTGGCCCGCGTGCTCGTCCATTACTCGATGAAGGTCCGGAAGGGCGACCTCGTCCGGATCGGGGGCACCGCGCTCGCCGCGCCCCACATCGCCGCTGCGTACCGGGAAGTGCTCCTCGCCGGCGGCCACCCGGCGGTGCGGTGCACGGTCGACGGCATCGAGGAAGCGTACTACAAGCTCGCGACCGACGAGCAGCTGCGGTTCGTGTCCGAGCTCGACCGGCGCGAAGTCGACACCCTCGACTGCGAGCTGCGGTACCTCGGCGCGTACAACACGCGCGCCCTCACCGGCGTGCCGCCCGACCGGATGCGGCTCCGCCGCGAGGCGATGCGCGACCTGATGAGCCGCTTCATGGAGCGGGCGGCCAGGCACGAGCTGCGCTGGTGTCTCACCCAGGCGCCGGCGCAGGCGGACGCGCAGGAAGGGGAGATGTCCCTTCGGGAGTACGAGGACTTCGTCTACACGGCGGGGCACCTCGACAAGGACGACCCGGTCGCGGAGTGGGAGCGGGTGGAGCGTGAGCAGGCGGCGGTCTGTGCCCGGCTCGGCACGGTCAAGACGATTCGCATCGTGGCCCCCGACACGGACCTCACGGTCGGCGTCGCCGGCCGGACATGGATCAGCGCGGCCGGCGAGCACAACTTTCCCGACGGCGAGGTCTTCACCGGCCCGGTCGAGACCGCGACCAACGGGACGGTGCGCTTTACGTTTCCGGCGATCTACGGCGGCCGCGAAGTCGCCGGCATCCGCCTCACGTTCAAGGAGGGGCGGGTCACCGACGCGCGCGCCGACAAGGGCGAAGAGTTTCTGCGGTCGATGCTGGACATCGACGCCGGGGCCCGGGTGCTCGGGGAATTCGCGTTCGGCCTCAACTACGAGATCCCGCGGTTTACGCGGAACATTCTCTTCGACGAAAAGATCGGCGGCACGCTCCACATGGCCCTCGGGGCCGCGTACCCCGACACCGGCGGCAAAAACGTCTCCGGCCTC encodes:
- a CDS encoding DUF4242 domain-containing protein, translated to MPKYVIERDLAGAGTLSPHELRAISQKSCAVLNQMGPEIQWVHSYITDDKIYCLYVAPNKAMVREHALKGGFPANRVSAVLTTIDPTTAEV
- a CDS encoding cupredoxin domain-containing protein, yielding MSDGSRGRARRALPRCWRRAALAALVAGAPFWCPVPPSTAAAASARSVASVAGGTLPASAQTVRVETAEFVFRPAVIAVSAGRPVRLVFANRGRLAHQFQADYLRALPARIWDDATLAEVQGVTLVRVEPAGTASIEFYPRRRGRFVFACTIEGHREAGMRGVLEVK
- a CDS encoding aminopeptidase, producing the protein MADPRIDKLARVLVHYSMKVRKGDLVRIGGTALAAPHIAAAYREVLLAGGHPAVRCTVDGIEEAYYKLATDEQLRFVSELDRREVDTLDCELRYLGAYNTRALTGVPPDRMRLRREAMRDLMSRFMERAARHELRWCLTQAPAQADAQEGEMSLREYEDFVYTAGHLDKDDPVAEWERVEREQAAVCARLGTVKTIRIVAPDTDLTVGVAGRTWISAAGEHNFPDGEVFTGPVETATNGTVRFTFPAIYGGREVAGIRLTFKEGRVTDARADKGEEFLRSMLDIDAGARVLGEFAFGLNYEIPRFTRNILFDEKIGGTLHMALGAAYPDTGGKNVSGLHWDMILDLRAGGAEALADGEVIYRNGRFLG